gtcaatttttcaaatgtttatgcttttatgtttaaaatgtgtatgaaaatatattacgtaaaggtattttcatttttgtacagaaataagatacaaattaaggcagcctttgtaaccgcTCCACGTTgttaggggatggtttttcatgttcgttcttgtccgccagttctgaaaaatgcattgtgttattttattaattatgcatcttttccataaatcctttaaaaagttatacattatttcactgtatccaagaatattgtatgtattctcatattattgtatttaaaaatactacggcaaacttaagcccgtattccgcggagcggccaatgttgtggtttgaaatcagctgatgaatacgagtttgtttcaccataacgcaattctgagcgaatgctcttgcttctagttagcataaacgaatatctatatacttgacttatatgagacaaagttatttttccttatacagcgtgtttttaggtggaaatattttattgaatatgtctcgttgtgaatgtgaactactatttttttcgttaacagattacgttggcggcatgtttattgcgtaaaaaattacgtgattccgttcgcaataatccttatatcatcgtaatacgaactttacgttatttatcgtatatcggcgtgaaaccaacaataaaatgtgttatttcaagcacagtagttttgattaaaattattttatcccaattttatctacagttgtgtgtgatggcagacgtttactgcagttttatccttgttgccgatgtacgataatagtcattagcagcttgaacagttttctcagcttcagttataactaggtttaaatttaacggtatatttcccggttgatctttaatctatattgatctctgatctatagcgaataaagttattacatttagatatctcagttctattctatacataacgccatttataacaaatacggcaatgttgcactgtagtacgatgatcgaaatacaagccaaacagatgttatccagttcggttgtacttagaaaaaaaaaagtcgtttctcgttctgttgttcatggctgtacacgttcacgcaacgagtataacgttaaaaccacactttcatcattctcttttgctgttattgaacttatgtaactagaagatggataaagttaggccattgtaatttgatctctcataaaatcggactatcgtaagactaatgatcataaactgaacactacagctacctgtacactgtataaactttattatatctttacatactctagacacccacatgtactgtacagtaaattctatagtactatactgcataaatataattttacttattgcgccgttgtagGATTatggcgcctttgactggtctagagtttcgaaaggtgtgcggcggccgtaggctttaaaatcgctcaacgtcgaaaatcgcttggcgtcggtggccaggaacggaacccctgccgctaaccgagggccgactgtaccagttctattgctcttttgtcccacatctgctccaccatttgacgaagagtatccatcagaacagggtccctgtatttggcggacagttccctcggtgatgttatcaagggagggctgtccttgaatgggatataataacccttcttgatgatcgacTTCGACCAAGGATCGGaccctatgtcttcccaggctccCGTAAAGAAAAGTAACCtagctcctacaggtgtctggaggatagttttctcattttcccttcttaaagggacggaaggaagatcttccccttctctctgttgtcttccttctggcgatagatctagccggagggcctcctcgaaagggacggccttagtgagaaaagcactgtgaaccgccctcttctttagtattcccgcaccaaagagggagcagacttctgccgatccatcttgaacagccttatcaatacaTGTGAGGATACTATGTAAGGCTTCGGGGCTTAGTCGTTCCTTTTCCTGGGACTTCTtagccagaaccccaagggaccaatcccggacgttaaaaacttctaaagtgtggaaaagtcccttgaggaggtggtccatctcCGAAAAACCCCATGTTGCTCTGGCCGAATTTAAGGCGTGTCTCCTCGAGGAGTCTAcgagactcgagaagtctgactcggctgaaacgggcagagacaatcccatattctcccccgtctcataccatatgcctcttctacccgttagtttagcaggaggcatacaaaaaactgtccttcctaactccttttttgtcttgatccaggagtcaagagattgtagggccctcttcatggaaatggcaggcttcattttcaggaaggaggaagacttgtgAGCTTTCGTACTTGAAAagagagagcgtggagaaggaggagcagctggagtcaacaaatctccatactcttctaaaaggagagaagaaagaactttataatttgaaAGTCCTTCTTTATTAGTAATCTTGTCCTCCGAGACGTCCCCTAAGTTAATAgactcggaaggagaaggctcccttctttcgtctgtctcctcccttgatctcttcctttccgaagaagaagcacttctaataggagagggactaagagttactctctctctaCGCCTATCCTTAGGAGAGTCATGAATAATTTTAGATTGATGCCTGGAGGACTcctggcggttgtcaggctcttcatgtagagaatgcgcctggcgcttagcaggagtatctcgctcagaatactcctggcgcctgggaggagtatcatgttcggaatactcctggcgcctggcaggcgcaacgcgcttcgaatactcctggcgcttgataggcgcctgggaggagtattaagctcagaatactcctggcgcctgggaggagtatcgagatcggaatactcctggcgcctggcaggcgtatcgcgttccgaatactcctggccctTGAAAGGCGCATCTAGTACCGAATACTCCTGgagcttggcaggagtatcgatCATGGTAGGCGCATTTCGCTTGGCAGGCGCATTGCGCTTAGCAGACGCTTCACTCCTATCAGGAGCTTCCTCTTCTCCAGCTGGATCTCGGCGCTTGGTTGGAGTTCTAGGTCTTGAACGATGTACAGGAaactcaggctctttgcgcctacttggcgcctggctcctagctgtcgccaggcgcttggcaggagttactttcCTTTTCCACTTCTCGCCTGTCTAACGctccgctccccccagagatggccgcctgtgcgacaactcccctggaaggctcgttgcgcctgacaggagatcggtatttggatcttttaatcggaagcctatcatccttcttacgagtaggctccttggaaagtactcctaccaaagacgctaattgctcctgtaTATTTAGCAAAATTTTCCTGGTCGAGGACTcgttcgaatcaggagagggagatctggaaggcgctcgaagATCTCTTACAGTCCAAGGATCTAACTCCTtcctagccttctttattaccgaagcatATCTTCTTCAGAGAAGTGCTCGAGGCTAGAATTGAGTtcaggttctttccaattcctttttcctatagcggtccctggcagtctgagatgtaacagattctgccgaagggacgcctgatcattggggattctccacaacctccgtaaggctttcgactttccttctcctctgggccagggagcttggaagcggtctagacctgggagcgtcgcagagacgaccagacgccccctccaccagACAggggacactaaaatcacttgaaaaaccacattcacttttcttaccttccaatgctgccattttttcctgcattttctgaagggaagctctgagttccggaATTTCCGAAGCAGAATCAGAGGGGTTAGCAAcctgtgaacgggctgaaacaaaATGCGAATAATTatcagaagaagaagctacagaactagatagaaGTTCACGAGATTTCCTGCGGCTTTCGTaaaccgccttcctctctctatcattCTCtgacttcttcaagtaagaagttagattcttccattcttgcgcactcaatctctCGCACTCGTTACACGTGTTCTCAATTGAACACTCAACCATTCTACatccactgcatgtagtgtgaggatctaccgaagcttttggaatcctcaccttacagccctcattcacacacactctgaaactaacactaaagtcagacatatttaagaaaatccaaagccaagtccaaaaaacaatCCACGATAGcaaatgccaaacaacgatccaagtacgtcaccaaaaatcagtcgaaagatgatcaaaaagcgttgaaaaaagaattccagtcaggaggtagtaacaacaatgttgacactaccggcgacagagagaatctgattagaaaacgggaatggttcctagtcctgccacccagagcagggcggtagatcacctgacctacctgtagcgagtgccgcgaaatttgaatttctgtcggggacgacagagtcgatagctatgtatatatctgacagtaagttgaatgtatgaaaacattgATTATACAGTTAATGCGATTCATTTTTATTCTCAAGAGTTggcataaaaattctcttaaatgAAAGAAAAGCTGGAAAAAGTGAAAGATGGACACAGAATACTAAAAACAATTCAGAAAGACAGGAACATATGGAAGCCATATAGAAAGTGCAAAATACTGTAGCTTCAAAACATTTAAGGAGTTCTGCCACAGCACATAAAAAAATAGTATCCCACTTTAGCAGCCCACTCTGGTACTTCTTGCATCAGCTTTCCTTCTCCCTTGTGACTGTGGCCCATCCTCTTCTATCTGAACAGTCTCACTTACTGATCAACGGATATTACTTCTTTTATCCTCTTGTTGGGTTGGTTACTCTACCCACCACTCAATATTTCATACTATTTTGAGGACCATTTTCATATCCTATGTCAATGTCAAAACCAGTGGCTCTCAACCTTTATATGACCATGTCCCCTCTAAGAGTCGGTCCTTCCTTCCACGGCCCCCTTGCAtatgtgagtaaaattccctcccaaacttgaaaaaaaaaaagtaaaggtgttccttgaccattttttgtggcagcgttattgtaaacaccaatcagcgcccgccaaacaaacgtctcataggcaTAGGGCtgacccaagaatctaccttagtgaaccagctatagtgtagTAGACTtgaggaaagtaacgttataaggcgatacttttgcattttttggtaaacttctgaatattagttcctcacttttgttaagagaataacgaatataattagataattttgtattcatttttccctagggctcgcgcctcccctggaaattgctgacgccccccaggttgagaaccactgcactAAAGTCTATCCAACTTTAtttcttgtgtgtttttttaatatttaaattagtAAATGAGTTTCAGATTGAGAAAAAGTAAGAGAGCACAGTGaactgtaaaaaaattaataaacaaaataaaataaaaaaataaaaatgaaaaaaaatctacaggGGCAAATGTTTCCTAGGTAATTCTCCTTTTAACTGACCACCCTAATGGCAATTTAGATTCAGTCTAAAATGCAAAGGTATTCAAGACTAACCATCCTCAGATTGTACATCTTCTGGATTAGGGTGAAGTGCCTGACAATCGCTGAGATTTTTGTACATGGGTTCTAATGCCATGTGATCTGCTGGTACAAATCTAATTTCAGTCATTCCAGCCTCATCTTCATCATCTGATTCTctatcttcgtcttcttctgcaaGAAATTGAAATTCTATTAATGAAACCCAATcaagacaataaaaaaagggACAAATAACCAAATTTTGAAGTAATTCGTATTTTTCATAGGAATACAAACCAGACCCTTTTCTCAAAATCCCACCTCTACCACCCAACATAGTCTGGGAGGTTGAAAGAAAAGATGCTCAGGAATGGCAGGGAAGTGGGGGTTTCCCCCTACCCACCCATCTACTATTGGTTAACTACCTTCTTACCAAGTTTCAAAAACTGATTCCACTCATCCTGAGGAATACTCCTTCGTTAAAGGAGATGGTGTGTATTCCTCTATACAAAGATGTAGTCATTACTTTGCTTTATATATACTGCATAAAGCAGATAATTAATATATTGGGTCACATACAGTTTTAGAAAAAACTTGTGAAGTAACGTACAGTCAACCAATCCTCTAAAAAAAGATTATAACTGGCTATTCAGATACGTAGTTCAAATACCAAAGACCCCATCCAAAAAAATTCACAAGTGCttagtattttaatagttcaaacaccaaatgtgTACCCTAAACTATCATCtacacaaaatataaattttcataataaaattggttatttggatacttacctactgttaaagttagctatatctccctgCCTATTAGGCAAGTCGGCATTCAAACTAAACATCAAAAAGCTGtctggatgactgtctagtttacctgttctccaccaggtatgtttaaaatgttttagctcttgtcagaaatCTCCTTGatagcccactaagttgtggggaggctgggtgggtctacttcaACAGTAtgcaagtatccaaataataaatcttattatgaaaaattatatttgtgatgaatcatacctactgttaaagttagctgattcccacattaggAAGAGGACGGTGGGTAGTGCGGCTAGACATAAATCCACTCAGCTTTTCGtgctaaaggtttcttgcatgaaacccaaaacattctcacctgatctggaatccttgctGGAGTTTACCACCACCAGAAGTtagattccattcagggagcaaggctctcatacatatGCAGCAAAGAACAGCCTTGTGGAGAAAACCGCTTTGattcagccagaatgaaacaCAAGCGttatgagggacccctgtgcctgggtccaaaagccctataaagtgacaatcacttaaaataaatacctttacgaCATAAAAGTATacactcctatacaaaatttgtactttcatgctccccaaaatattaaaatccGGGATTTAAAAAGAGCccaaagaattgctctttttttggttcaggaaaagactacccactactagtagtggattaagggctttactgttttcaaacacgattctgtatacttaaggtagtgagcgagtaaaaactgaattgtactgcaccacatcaatcctattctgaaGTGACAAATTGacataacactaaatgaagttacaactgctgctcacattatgaatgtttacattcaataaggtagaagatatggagctagttctcctATACTAGCCTATTCAATACATCACAGAGGACCtcgtgttccttgacaaagacATTATACATCACAGAGGACCtcgtgttccttgacaaagacATTATAAGTTTCTAAAAGACACAACACAAAAAGTTAGCTTTGTTTCTTCTGGGCTTAACCTTcaaaatacattctaggttttctaaaaccacaaaacaaaaagttaactttgccttcaagcttaaccattaGCAAAGACTAAACTTTGAAGTGTTACCTGcaaattttttaatttcagcTCCTGTGCAagagaaactatagctatgtaattacctgGTAAGTTATTGTGTTGCCATTTCTCATTCAAATAACCAAGCAACTCAACTTTAGCAGGAAAACTTTCATCCAAAATTACATAATCTAATGCTTTAACATACCTTCTCGTGGTTCCATTTCTACATCTATCATTAGGTAGAGACAGGGGAAAGAAAAGCTTGCAGGATCCCGACTGACAGCATGAATAGCAATATGAGGATATTCCAATGACAATCCTGTATCATCTCCATCCTTAACCCATGTCACACGACTGTAATAAAAGTAAAGGGCTCAACATCATTAAAATTTTGGGAAATGTATTGTCAATCCTTGGCAACAATGAATATCAAGACATTTACACAAGCAATCAAACTAAACAGTGAATATCAAGTGATGCATAAATGAAACTGCAATCAATGTCATTAACATCCATtcaaaaattaccttaaaaatctAGTAAACAAGATAAGTACAGACAAACAATATCACATCTACACTTACATCAATAAACAATTTAGAAATAATGTAATAaacacaaaattttatttttggaaaatgtTAAGAATATAGAGTACAAAATATAAGGAACTTTCACAGAAATAATCATCTAGTATTTATATCAAAAGGGAGAAAAAGTGTTGCATCATGCCAAAGCATCATGAAGTGATAATCATGAAATAACCTAACAATGTTGTGATGAAAACTACCAGTGTTAGGTCTTATTCAATAAGATAATCTAAGGGATCAAATCAGATTATGCAATTGCTTGTGAAAATCTGGCTATGACAGCGCGATAAAGTCCAAACAATGATCAGTGGGGATATTTATTGGTTAACTGTATGTAAAACTTTGTAATATTATGCCTAAattaattttcacttttatgGATACAGATGCATTTGTGAACCTCAACTCCAAGAGCAAATAGCATTTGATTCTTTCTGCCCACCCTATGTAATTAAATTGTACATGGAACATCAAATACTGGATGGAATTCCTAAACTGTTAAACAGCTTCTGGTAAGTCTAAGTTCTTTGTAGCATtcctatatgaattttattttccatttgttcttTTGGCCCTTTCCACCAAACTGCCTATCATCCTAAAATggatatttttgtgataaaataaggttttacataataccaagcaattacatagctgaaagcTTTGTACCTCAGCAgtccaaaattaaaattttccggTGGCACTGCCATCACTAGTGTAGGTGAACAGGACTCCCCCACTTTCGGGATTATCAGGTACAATAATGCAGAGCCTTCTAATTTGTTTGAGCCATCACATCCATCTGAGGGGAGAAGGGagggctttgattatgtaactgcTTGGTAGGTATTATGTAAaactaaaatttcatttttacgcaagtgacttaccaagcaattacacaGCTGATTCGACATTAGAAGGTGGGAGGGAATCATGGACTAAATAACCACATCAAAacattatacagtggtacctcgagatatgaaaggctcaacttatgaaaaactcgagatacgaaagccaatacgaaaaatttaacggctctacatacgaaaagttttcaagatacaaaagttttctgtaaagtccaagattcgcccgaaccaccgataacaattttgaaactcgcacgccgccaacttaGCAGACTCGCCactatcctcctgctctcccattggttcctgatgctagtcgtggccatgagatccttctctcctattggccagcgtccctcccatcatgcatctatgtacgtggtggccTGCCTccgccactcggtaccagcattgttatagtacgcacacGGTAttagtttcgggatcgtcaactgtttctgaatctactagtcagagttgacattgtgatggtgtttgtgtcatgtgtatttttaaaaaaaatttctcatatcttttcacagaaaatggaaaaagaagagcacctcttgagctacaacatatatgatatgattgaccaagatctctcttgtgggataagtgaccaagatctctcacatgggataagtgatcaaggtctctctcatgagataactggaaactttgcaaggttggtagaatctccactccctgctgaacagagggtgttgaccaatcatttacaacatgcataccagtataatcaaggcacttcagtttatgtagaaggtcagcagccgaacattcagtacccaaatcagttgcagagagagcatttggttgaacagggttttgatggacaccagggccaacagtgtcatgaggtgcaacaattagtagataattatcaagacgggcagccgttaatgaacactacgcgtttatagaaaaaaagacaccccgaaaagactcacacaggtcgtatgcttgcgcagttcgatgatgtttgcccgagtcgtttcaggaacattgtgaaaagtaggctgaagcaatcttccttggatcgttattttttaaagaggcctttagcattagcaggagtaagcaaaaaggaagaaccaagtgataaaaaacagaaagttgaaagtggtgatggaaagaaaaaaaaactacgtaaagtaaaagcacaatatttcgatttatggtgaatttatgaaaaaactttttccttacgtccgcgcggtaactcttccgataaattttttcgtgcgattgtcctaatgtttgcaccattttaaatttgccgttacataaagttttatatatggaaatgtgcgcaatttcatgcaaaatacaacaaaaaacaacccatggttgtagcttttatcagttttgaaatattttcatataaataacaataagtgattctacagaaatggtcgaaaaacgcaattgtaagctaaaactcttatattctagtaatattcaatcatttaccttcattttgcaatgaattggaagtctctagcacaatattttgatttatggtaaatttatggagaaaaaaaaaaaaaaaaaaacaaaaaaaaaaaaaaaaaaaaatccttacgtccgcccggtaactcttctgaaaaaatcagaaatttcttcgtgcgattgtcgaaatgtttgcaccatttaaaattagctgttacataaagttttatatatgaaaatgtgcacaatttcatgtagaatacaacaaaaaaattattgaaggttgaagcttttctctttttcgaaatatttccatataaatcacgataaatagaaaaaaaaaaacagttcggtcaactttgactgccgaaagtcgaaaaacgcaattgtaagataaaacttttacaatctagtaatatacagtcatttat
The sequence above is a segment of the Macrobrachium nipponense isolate FS-2020 chromosome 2, ASM1510439v2, whole genome shotgun sequence genome. Coding sequences within it:
- the LOC135220829 gene encoding methylosome subunit pICln-like isoform X4, with product MMLLPNLPPATEGIRLRQENTKAFMNQRPLGDGTLVIAESRVTWVKDGDDTGLSLEYPHIAIHAVSRDPASFSFPCLYLMIDVEMEPREEEDEDRESDDEDEAGMTEIRFVPADHMALEPMYKNLSDCQALHPNPEDVQSEDEIGEENDDEGDYIVSDPGQNGFHMSGTYEDNMEEVK
- the LOC135220829 gene encoding methylosome subunit pICln-like isoform X3, with protein sequence MMLLPNLPPATEGIRLRQENTKAFMNQRPLGDGTLVIAESRVTWVKDGDDTGLSLEYPHIAIHAVSRDPASFSFPCLYLMIDVEMEPREEEDEDRESDDEDEAGMTEIRFVPADHMALEPMYKNLSDCQALHPNPEDVQSEDEIGEENDDEGDYIVSDPGQNGFHMSGTYEDNMEGKVK
- the LOC135220829 gene encoding methylosome subunit pICln-like isoform X2 → MMLLPNLPPATEGIRLRQENTKAFMNQRPLGDGTLVIAESRVTWVKDGDDTGLSLEYPHIAIHAVSRDPASFSFPCLYLMIDVEMEPREEEDEDRESDDEDEAGMTEIRFVPADHMALEPMYKNLSDCQALHPNPEDVQSEDEIGEENDDEGDYIVSDPGQNGFHMSGTYEDNMEDLENDDGEAMETGQFDDAEDI
- the LOC135220829 gene encoding methylosome subunit pICln-like isoform X1: MMLLPNLPPATEGIRLRQENTKAFMNQRPLGDGTLVIAESRVTWVKDGDDTGLSLEYPHIAIHAVSRDPASFSFPCLYLMIDVEMEPREEEDEDRESDDEDEAGMTEIRFVPADHMALEPMYKNLSDCQALHPNPEDVQSEDEIGEENDDEGDYIVSDPGQNGFHMSGTYEDNMEGNLENDDGEAMETGQFDDAEDI